A single region of the Dehalococcoidia bacterium genome encodes:
- a CDS encoding pyridoxamine 5'-phosphate oxidase family protein, protein MEIKKEIMEMVNKPGRIGTLSTANKQGQPNVAYLGSPRLTPEGTMILALGNNRTLRNLNENPNAVFFCIADGPVAFTTPGYRLYMKVKEIQNQGPILDGIKSAIAKMGATDAAKMMVAAVIFEVTEIRPMVARG, encoded by the coding sequence GTGGAAATCAAGAAGGAAATCATGGAAATGGTCAACAAGCCCGGAAGGATCGGAACACTGAGCACAGCGAACAAGCAAGGCCAACCCAATGTGGCCTATCTGGGCAGCCCCCGTCTTACGCCGGAGGGAACGATGATCCTGGCGCTGGGAAACAATCGAACGCTACGTAATCTGAATGAGAATCCCAATGCTGTCTTCTTCTGTATCGCAGATGGGCCGGTTGCGTTTACAACGCCGGGCTATCGTCTGTATATGAAGGTAAAAGAGATTCAAAATCAAGGGCCGATCCTCGATGGCATAAAGAGCGCCATTGCCAAAATGGGAGCAACCGACGCCGCTAAAATGATGGTAGCCGCGGTGATCTTTGAGGTCACTGAGATTCGTCCAATGGTAGCCAGAGGCTAA
- a CDS encoding acyl-CoA dehydratase activase, with product MIVAGCDVGSLTGKAVIMKDSKIVSSAIMLRTVKPEDTARIILDQALTKAKMKREDIEYLVGTGYGRTKIPFANTNISEITCHGKGAHWLVPSIRTILDIGGQDSKVISLDSEGFVADFVMNDKCAAGTGRFLEGVAKALEIKLEELGPVSLKAHAPSQISSQCSVFAESEVVTLLADGVDIADIVAGIHKAIASRLISMVKKVGVKKDFTVTGGVAKNVGVVKFLEEGLGEKVMHLPEDPQLVGAIGAAILAQEKLTKSRA from the coding sequence TTGATCGTCGCCGGATGTGATGTTGGTTCTTTGACGGGTAAAGCCGTAATTATGAAGGATTCGAAGATAGTCTCCAGCGCAATTATGCTGCGCACCGTGAAACCTGAGGACACGGCTAGGATAATTCTGGATCAGGCGCTCACCAAGGCCAAGATGAAGCGGGAAGATATCGAATATCTCGTTGGCACAGGTTATGGCAGAACGAAAATCCCGTTTGCCAACACCAATATTTCAGAGATCACCTGTCATGGGAAAGGGGCTCACTGGCTGGTACCTTCGATAAGAACCATCCTCGATATTGGGGGACAGGACAGCAAGGTAATCTCACTGGATTCAGAAGGGTTCGTTGCCGACTTTGTGATGAACGACAAATGCGCCGCCGGAACGGGAAGGTTTCTGGAGGGTGTGGCAAAGGCGCTGGAAATAAAACTGGAAGAGCTGGGGCCAGTGTCGTTAAAGGCGCACGCTCCATCTCAAATCAGCAGTCAGTGTAGCGTCTTCGCCGAGTCTGAGGTCGTTACCTTGCTGGCTGATGGGGTGGACATCGCCGATATTGTGGCCGGTATTCACAAGGCAATCGCCAGCCGACTCATATCGATGGTCAAAAAAGTGGGCGTCAAGAAGGACTTCACCGTCACCGGCGGTGTGGCCAAGAATGTCGGTGTGGTTAAGTTCCTTGAGGAAGGCCTGGGTGAGAAAGTCATGCATCTGCCGGAGGATCCTCAACTTGTGGGGGCTATAGGCGCTGCTATCTTAGCCCAGGAAAAACTGACCAAAAGCCGCGCGTGA
- a CDS encoding AAA family ATPase — protein MQTKGIKIAVTGKGGSGKTMLTALMTKLLAERKDLKILAIDADSAINLPYALGTNFTKTVAELRRYIIEDPSAKDEMQDKPIKAVMEQSLQTGKGFQLLVMGRPEGPGCFCGVNELLKHGIETLSKDFDVTLIDCEAGPEQVNRRVVKGVDFLIIVTDTSIRGAQVAGAITEVMERDKDIRPAHAGLVINRFKEDDKLIREIADRRGIEILAHIPEDPNITEYDGAGKPIIDLPNSSPSVLAVQELLRKMKL, from the coding sequence ATGCAAACCAAGGGAATCAAAATAGCCGTAACCGGCAAGGGCGGCAGCGGCAAGACAATGCTCACTGCCCTGATGACCAAACTCCTGGCAGAGAGAAAAGACCTCAAGATTCTGGCCATCGATGCGGATTCCGCCATCAACTTACCCTACGCGCTGGGGACGAACTTCACCAAGACCGTGGCGGAACTCCGAAGATACATTATTGAAGATCCTTCAGCCAAGGACGAAATGCAAGATAAGCCGATCAAAGCGGTGATGGAGCAAAGCCTTCAGACAGGAAAGGGATTTCAACTTCTGGTGATGGGCCGGCCTGAAGGACCGGGATGTTTTTGCGGTGTCAACGAACTGCTCAAGCACGGAATTGAAACCCTCTCTAAAGACTTTGATGTAACGTTGATTGATTGCGAGGCAGGCCCGGAACAAGTAAACCGCAGGGTGGTTAAGGGGGTGGATTTCCTCATCATCGTGACGGACACGTCGATCAGAGGCGCCCAGGTGGCAGGCGCAATCACCGAGGTGATGGAGCGGGACAAAGATATCCGACCCGCTCATGCAGGCTTGGTTATTAACAGATTCAAGGAAGACGACAAACTCATCAGGGAGATTGCCGACCGGCGCGGCATCGAAATTCTTGCCCATATTCCGGAGGATCCAAACATCACCGAATATGACGGGGCCGGCAAGCCAATCATCGATCTGCCCAATAGCTCGCCGAGCGTCCTGGCCGTTCAAGAGCTGCTTCGTAAGATGAAGTTGTGA
- a CDS encoding (Fe-S)-binding protein — translation MEALAPSKEGSQFIKEAGGEAFKLCYQCGLCAATCPWNMVRNFIPRRMIHGTQLGLFESDIEEFWQCTTCGACVKRCPRGVEIIDVMKSVRRIVTEFGVGKVPDSLRITVKNISALGNPPGEAPEKRVDWAKGLDVKSFTKDTDLLYFSCCIPAYDPKAKKIAQSTASILKKCGVDFGILNGQENCCGESVRKAGDERVFQTLAQNNINIMNESGVKKILVSSPHCYHTFKNEYPELGGKFEVVHYTQYMAQLIKEGKLKPTKPMAKKVIYQDPCYLGRHNGIYDEPREVLKSIPGLQLVEFPDVRENALCCGGGGGRVWMETAAGERFSEIKVKQAVEVKAEVIAVACPYCKVMFEDAILVTGKENEIKVKDISELIDEAIG, via the coding sequence ATGGAAGCATTAGCTCCCTCAAAAGAAGGATCACAGTTCATCAAAGAGGCGGGGGGTGAGGCATTCAAGCTCTGTTACCAGTGCGGTCTATGCGCAGCTACATGTCCGTGGAATATGGTCAGGAACTTTATTCCCCGGCGCATGATCCACGGAACACAACTGGGCTTGTTTGAATCGGACATCGAAGAGTTCTGGCAGTGCACTACCTGCGGGGCATGCGTCAAGCGATGTCCGCGCGGCGTAGAGATCATCGATGTAATGAAGTCGGTGCGACGCATTGTCACTGAGTTCGGTGTTGGCAAGGTCCCCGATTCACTGCGCATCACCGTTAAGAATATCTCCGCCCTGGGCAACCCGCCAGGCGAAGCTCCTGAAAAGCGGGTGGACTGGGCAAAAGGCCTGGACGTCAAATCCTTCACCAAAGACACTGACCTGCTCTATTTCTCCTGTTGCATCCCCGCTTATGACCCTAAAGCTAAGAAGATTGCCCAGTCTACAGCCAGCATCCTCAAGAAATGCGGAGTGGATTTCGGCATATTGAACGGCCAGGAAAACTGCTGCGGAGAGAGCGTCCGCAAGGCGGGGGACGAGCGTGTGTTCCAGACCCTCGCGCAGAACAATATCAATATCATGAATGAGAGCGGCGTCAAAAAGATCCTGGTCAGTTCGCCGCATTGCTATCATACCTTCAAGAACGAATACCCCGAGCTTGGCGGGAAGTTTGAAGTCGTTCATTACACTCAATACATGGCACAACTCATCAAGGAAGGGAAGCTAAAACCAACCAAGCCCATGGCGAAGAAGGTCATATATCAAGATCCGTGCTATCTGGGACGGCACAACGGTATTTATGACGAGCCGAGGGAAGTGCTCAAGAGTATCCCCGGCTTGCAGTTGGTGGAATTCCCTGACGTTCGGGAAAACGCGCTCTGCTGCGGTGGTGGGGGCGGCAGAGTCTGGATGGAAACTGCGGCCGGAGAGCGATTTTCCGAGATCAAGGTAAAGCAGGCGGTTGAAGTCAAAGCTGAGGTGATAGCCGTTGCCTGCCCCTATTGCAAGGTGATGTTTGAAGACGCCATCCTGGTGACCGGCAAGGAAAACGAGATTAAGGTCAAAGATATCTCCGAGCTTATCGATGAAGCAATCGGATAA
- a CDS encoding CoB--CoM heterodisulfide reductase iron-sulfur subunit A family protein: MEDKDITLKVHGGKTGAVMVVGGGVSGIQASLDLANSGYKVYLVEEGPAIGGKMAQLDKTFPTNDCSMCILSPKFIELARNQNIEILTLSTVEGIQGEAGNFNVLVRKKPRYIDEEKCNACGTCVEYCPVKISDPYNENLNIHRCIYIPFPQAVPALYLIDPAQCVFMQRTECKICAPTCKVKAIDFKQQEKQLEIEVGAVILAPGYEKFDPETKSEYGYGTRANIVTSLEFERMLSASGPFKGEVKRPSDKKHPKKIAWMQCIGSRDTVSGNTYCSAVCCMYSTKQLIIAKEHDPALEATIFYNDIRAYGKGFERYYERAKAMPGVRYIWNMPAITREIPGSKNIAIRYVVNGKETKEEEFDLVVLSVGLCSTPGIKELANKLSVDIDKYGFCKTDNFTPVETSRPGIYVSGVFRGPMDIPESVMTASGAAAAASQLLSESRGTLMKTKEYPPERDISGEEPRVGVFVCHCGTNIAGVVSVPKVVQFAKKLPDVVHAEDTVFACSIDSAKHISETIKEKGLNRVVVAACTPRTHEPVFQETLREAGLNPFLYEQANIREHCSWVHMEDKKAATLKAQELVRMAVAKVRLVEPLQRVSLSLNHTALVIGGGIAGMTSALNLADQGFEVHLVEKESHLGGMAKRIHYTLEGSEVQPFLHGLIKKVKGNSLIHVHTGSVITKAYGCVGNFVSTIGGPQGDAKDIEHGVAILAIGGQEFKPNEYLYGKDPRVLTQLELEDAIVQKNERVTGAQSMVMIQCVGSRDKEHPYCSRICCSQAIKNAIKLKEVNPEMEIYVLHRDMRTYSLKEDYYREAAERDVKFIRFDAENKPQMEIAQADGKEILRITVVDRLLGELIEIDADILTLSTAALAPSNIKELSQLYKVPVNEDGFFLEAHMKLRPVDFATDGVFMCGLAHNPKLIEESIAQARAAASRATTVLAKESVTGEGIVCYVNKDVCGGCGVCEILCPYSAITVDKTEKLAEVNAGICKGCGTCAAACPSGAAQQKGFRKDQISSMISAALEV; this comes from the coding sequence ATGGAAGATAAAGATATAACCCTTAAGGTGCACGGCGGTAAGACCGGGGCGGTGATGGTAGTGGGAGGAGGAGTCAGCGGAATACAAGCCTCTCTGGATTTGGCCAATTCTGGATACAAGGTCTACCTGGTTGAGGAAGGCCCGGCCATCGGTGGAAAGATGGCGCAGTTAGACAAGACCTTTCCCACCAACGACTGCTCCATGTGCATCCTGTCCCCGAAATTCATTGAGCTGGCCCGGAATCAGAACATCGAGATATTGACTCTTTCCACTGTAGAGGGTATTCAGGGTGAGGCGGGTAATTTCAACGTCTTGGTTCGCAAAAAGCCCCGGTACATCGATGAAGAGAAATGCAACGCCTGCGGAACCTGTGTTGAGTATTGCCCTGTCAAAATTTCCGATCCTTACAATGAAAACCTGAACATCCACCGATGTATCTATATTCCATTCCCTCAGGCGGTTCCAGCCCTTTATCTGATCGATCCTGCCCAATGCGTCTTTATGCAGCGAACCGAGTGCAAAATATGTGCACCGACCTGCAAGGTGAAGGCCATCGATTTCAAACAGCAAGAGAAGCAACTGGAAATCGAGGTTGGCGCTGTGATCCTGGCCCCCGGCTATGAGAAGTTTGATCCTGAGACCAAGTCGGAATACGGTTATGGAACCCGGGCCAACATCGTTACCAGCCTGGAGTTCGAGCGCATGCTCAGTGCCTCCGGCCCCTTCAAAGGAGAAGTGAAGCGCCCATCGGACAAGAAACACCCCAAGAAAATCGCCTGGATGCAATGCATCGGCTCAAGAGACACAGTCAGCGGCAACACCTATTGCTCGGCCGTTTGCTGTATGTATTCCACCAAGCAATTGATCATCGCCAAAGAGCATGATCCGGCGCTTGAGGCGACCATTTTCTATAACGATATCCGAGCCTACGGAAAGGGCTTTGAACGATATTATGAGAGAGCCAAGGCCATGCCCGGCGTCCGGTATATCTGGAACATGCCGGCCATCACCCGGGAGATTCCGGGGAGCAAGAATATCGCCATCCGGTATGTTGTCAACGGAAAAGAGACCAAAGAAGAGGAGTTTGATCTTGTGGTTCTGTCCGTTGGCCTTTGCTCCACTCCGGGAATAAAGGAACTGGCCAACAAATTATCCGTCGATATCGATAAATACGGCTTCTGTAAAACCGATAACTTCACCCCCGTCGAGACCTCAAGACCGGGAATTTATGTTTCTGGCGTCTTTCGCGGCCCGATGGATATCCCCGAGTCTGTAATGACGGCCAGCGGCGCGGCAGCGGCCGCCTCCCAGCTTCTCTCTGAATCCAGAGGGACGCTGATGAAGACCAAAGAGTATCCGCCGGAACGGGATATATCAGGCGAGGAGCCGAGGGTTGGAGTGTTTGTCTGTCATTGCGGCACCAACATTGCCGGGGTAGTCAGCGTTCCCAAGGTAGTACAGTTTGCCAAGAAATTGCCTGATGTGGTTCATGCCGAAGACACCGTTTTTGCCTGCTCCATCGATTCGGCCAAGCATATTAGCGAGACGATCAAGGAAAAGGGTCTCAATCGCGTGGTTGTAGCCGCCTGTACGCCCAGAACGCATGAGCCCGTCTTCCAGGAAACGCTCCGGGAGGCCGGTTTGAATCCGTTCCTGTATGAGCAGGCCAATATCCGCGAACATTGTTCCTGGGTACACATGGAAGACAAGAAGGCGGCGACGCTCAAAGCGCAGGAGTTGGTGCGAATGGCGGTGGCCAAGGTCAGACTGGTTGAGCCGCTTCAGCGAGTCTCGCTCAGCTTGAACCACACCGCTCTGGTGATCGGCGGCGGCATTGCCGGAATGACGAGTGCCCTGAACTTGGCGGACCAGGGATTCGAGGTTCATCTGGTAGAGAAGGAATCCCACTTGGGAGGTATGGCCAAACGCATCCACTACACACTTGAAGGCAGTGAGGTTCAACCGTTCCTCCACGGCCTCATCAAGAAAGTGAAAGGGAATTCGCTGATCCACGTCCATACCGGCTCGGTGATTACCAAGGCTTACGGGTGCGTGGGTAATTTTGTCAGCACCATCGGGGGACCTCAGGGAGATGCGAAGGACATCGAACATGGCGTGGCCATTCTGGCCATCGGCGGCCAGGAATTCAAGCCCAATGAATATCTCTATGGAAAAGACCCGCGCGTCCTGACGCAACTGGAACTGGAAGATGCCATCGTTCAGAAAAATGAGAGGGTGACCGGTGCGCAAAGCATGGTAATGATTCAGTGCGTGGGATCCAGAGACAAGGAGCACCCTTATTGCAGCCGAATCTGCTGCAGCCAGGCCATCAAGAATGCCATCAAACTGAAAGAGGTCAATCCGGAGATGGAGATTTACGTTCTTCATCGAGATATGCGAACCTACAGCCTCAAAGAGGACTATTATCGTGAAGCTGCGGAGCGGGACGTGAAGTTCATCCGCTTCGATGCGGAAAACAAGCCCCAGATGGAGATTGCGCAAGCTGACGGCAAAGAGATTCTGAGGATCACCGTCGTTGACCGTTTACTCGGCGAACTGATCGAGATCGATGCCGATATCCTGACGCTGAGTACGGCGGCACTGGCTCCCTCCAACATCAAAGAGCTCTCGCAACTATACAAAGTGCCGGTGAACGAAGATGGATTCTTCCTGGAAGCTCACATGAAGCTCAGACCGGTCGATTTTGCCACCGATGGCGTTTTTATGTGCGGACTGGCCCATAATCCCAAGCTGATCGAGGAGTCGATCGCCCAGGCCAGGGCGGCCGCATCGCGGGCTACCACAGTATTGGCCAAGGAGAGCGTAACGGGTGAGGGCATTGTCTGCTACGTGAACAAAGATGTCTGCGGCGGATGCGGAGTCTGCGAGATATTGTGTCCGTATTCGGCTATTACAGTCGACAAGACGGAGAAGCTGGCCGAAGTGAATGCAGGCATCTGCAAGGGGTGCGGAACATGCGCTGCCGCTTGCCCCTCCGGCGCAGCCCAGCAAAAGGGCTTCCGGAAAGACCAGATATCCTCGATGATCAGCGCGGCTTTGGAGGTATAG
- a CDS encoding hydrogenase iron-sulfur subunit has product MGSMDAFEPKIIGLCCNWCTYAGADLAGVSRIQYPPNFRMVRLMCSGAVDPVYILEAFQKGADGVFIGGCHIGDCHYISGNHKTLKRIALTKKLLDQMGIDPKRLRLEWISAAEGPRFAQLVTEFTREIKELGPSTLKPSAKESKPEEPIPAKQPAGVHT; this is encoded by the coding sequence ATGGGCAGCATGGATGCATTCGAGCCCAAAATCATCGGCTTATGTTGCAACTGGTGTACCTATGCCGGGGCCGACCTGGCAGGGGTTAGCCGGATTCAATATCCGCCCAACTTCAGAATGGTCAGACTGATGTGCTCCGGCGCAGTCGATCCGGTATACATCCTGGAAGCTTTTCAGAAGGGCGCCGACGGCGTATTTATTGGCGGTTGCCATATCGGAGACTGCCACTATATTTCCGGAAATCACAAGACTCTGAAGAGAATTGCCCTCACCAAGAAATTACTCGATCAAATGGGAATCGATCCCAAGAGATTAAGGCTGGAGTGGATATCGGCGGCAGAAGGTCCCCGGTTCGCCCAATTAGTGACCGAGTTCACCAGAGAAATTAAAGAGCTGGGGCCGAGCACTTTGAAACCATCGGCCAAGGAATCCAAACCGGAAGAGCCAATCCCTGCGAAACAACCGGCAGGGGTGCACACGTAG
- a CDS encoding oxidoreductase encodes MGKLKIAGYWASSCGGCEIATLEIGEKIVELAQVADIVFWPALVDFKYQDVEKMPDKSIDVCLFNGAIQTSDNEHLAKLMRAKSKVLVAYGSCAYEGCIPGLANMSNREGVFQRVYFDTESTVNPNKILPQTSCKVPEGELELPEFYDTVRTLAQTVEVDYFVPGCPPVGKQTWAVLEAIIQGKLPPPGSVVGAGRQILCEECPRTREEKKLKAIYRPHEIIADPEKCLLEQGLLCAGIATREGCGALCPKAGMPCTGCYGPPEGVNDQGARFLSAVASIIDSDDPVEINRILDSIRDPVGTFYRYSLPNSILKRSVIR; translated from the coding sequence ATGGGAAAACTTAAAATAGCAGGCTACTGGGCATCAAGCTGCGGTGGCTGTGAGATTGCGACCCTGGAGATCGGAGAGAAGATTGTCGAACTGGCTCAGGTGGCTGATATTGTATTCTGGCCTGCCCTCGTTGACTTCAAATACCAGGATGTGGAAAAGATGCCCGATAAGAGCATCGATGTCTGCCTTTTCAACGGGGCCATTCAGACTTCCGATAACGAACACCTCGCCAAGCTGATGCGAGCCAAGTCCAAGGTGTTGGTGGCCTATGGCTCCTGCGCTTATGAAGGATGCATCCCTGGCCTGGCCAACATGTCGAACCGGGAGGGTGTATTCCAGCGGGTGTACTTCGATACGGAATCTACTGTCAACCCAAATAAAATCCTCCCCCAGACCAGTTGTAAGGTGCCCGAAGGTGAACTGGAGTTGCCCGAGTTTTATGACACGGTGAGAACCCTGGCCCAGACGGTGGAGGTGGATTATTTCGTGCCCGGCTGTCCCCCCGTGGGAAAGCAGACATGGGCCGTGCTGGAGGCCATCATTCAAGGGAAGCTCCCGCCTCCCGGGAGTGTCGTTGGGGCGGGCAGGCAAATCCTCTGCGAAGAATGCCCTCGAACCAGAGAGGAGAAAAAGCTAAAGGCCATTTATCGCCCTCACGAGATCATCGCGGACCCGGAGAAGTGTCTTCTGGAACAGGGACTTCTCTGTGCCGGAATCGCTACCCGAGAGGGATGCGGGGCGCTCTGCCCCAAAGCAGGCATGCCCTGCACGGGGTGTTACGGCCCGCCGGAAGGGGTCAACGACCAGGGCGCTCGATTCCTGAGCGCGGTGGCTTCCATCATCGACTCCGACGACCCGGTGGAGATCAATCGAATCCTCGATTCGATCCGCGATCCGGTGGGAACCTTCTATCGCTACAGCCTGCCGAATTCCATTCTGAAGAGGTCAGTGATCCGATGA
- a CDS encoding Ni/Fe hydrogenase subunit alpha gives MKKISIDPVTRLEGHGKIEIFLDDAGEVANAYVQIPELRGFEKFCEGRLVEDLPQITERICGVCPEAHHMASVKAVDAVFQVDPPPAGKMLRELLYSAFYVADHTTHFYILSGPDFVIGPEAPPAERNILGIIAKLPEVALKVVQTRQMGHEIIEMVGGRKVHPCGAIPGGMSHGLKEDQRKQIEEMGRSMLEFAKLTIKVFDDVVLANKAYVDMILSEEYTHRTYYMGLVDEKNRVNFYDGKVRVVDPNGKEFIKYSPNEYLEHIAEGVEPWSYLKFPYLKNVGWKGLTDGIESGVYRATPLSRLNAADGMATPLAQEQYERMYATLGGKPVHATLATHWARIIELLYAAERLMELVTDPEITSPNYRVIPTATPKEGVGIVEAPRGTLTHHYVTDEHGVVQRANLIVGTTNNNAAISMSVKKAAQGLIKGGKTVTEGLLNRIEMAFRAYDPCFGCATHSLPGQMPLEVTIRNSKGEIVNKISRS, from the coding sequence ATGAAGAAAATAAGCATTGATCCCGTTACGCGACTCGAAGGCCACGGCAAGATCGAGATTTTCCTCGATGACGCTGGCGAGGTGGCCAACGCTTATGTCCAGATCCCGGAGCTGAGGGGATTCGAGAAGTTCTGCGAAGGGCGTCTGGTGGAGGATTTACCTCAGATCACCGAGCGCATCTGCGGCGTCTGCCCCGAGGCTCATCACATGGCCTCCGTGAAGGCAGTTGATGCAGTCTTTCAGGTTGACCCGCCTCCGGCGGGAAAGATGCTCCGCGAGCTTCTTTACAGCGCTTTCTATGTGGCTGACCACACCACGCATTTCTACATTCTCAGCGGGCCGGATTTCGTCATCGGTCCGGAGGCGCCCCCTGCCGAGCGCAATATCCTGGGAATCATTGCCAAGCTGCCGGAGGTAGCGCTTAAAGTGGTCCAGACGCGGCAGATGGGTCACGAGATTATCGAGATGGTAGGAGGGAGGAAGGTTCACCCCTGCGGCGCGATACCCGGCGGAATGAGCCACGGACTCAAAGAGGATCAGCGCAAGCAGATCGAGGAAATGGGCCGTTCCATGCTGGAGTTTGCCAAGTTGACCATCAAGGTGTTCGACGACGTGGTTTTGGCCAACAAAGCTTATGTCGACATGATTTTGAGTGAGGAATATACTCACCGCACCTACTATATGGGACTGGTGGATGAAAAGAACAGGGTCAACTTCTATGACGGAAAAGTTCGGGTAGTCGATCCCAACGGCAAGGAGTTCATCAAATACTCACCCAATGAGTATCTGGAACATATCGCCGAAGGCGTGGAACCCTGGTCATACCTCAAATTCCCTTATCTCAAGAATGTGGGATGGAAGGGACTCACCGATGGAATCGAGAGCGGCGTTTACCGGGCTACGCCTCTTTCCCGCCTCAACGCCGCTGACGGCATGGCCACTCCTCTGGCACAGGAGCAATACGAGAGGATGTATGCCACTCTCGGAGGAAAGCCGGTTCATGCCACATTGGCCACTCACTGGGCCCGTATCATCGAACTGCTGTATGCTGCCGAGCGCCTGATGGAACTGGTCACCGATCCTGAGATCACCAGCCCCAACTATCGCGTGATTCCGACGGCAACGCCGAAGGAAGGGGTGGGAATTGTGGAAGCGCCACGGGGTACGCTAACCCACCACTATGTCACCGATGAACATGGCGTGGTTCAGCGGGCCAACCTCATTGTGGGGACGACCAATAACAATGCAGCCATCTCGATGTCAGTCAAGAAAGCTGCCCAGGGATTGATCAAGGGTGGAAAGACTGTAACCGAAGGGCTGCTCAACAGGATCGAGATGGCTTTCCGCGCTTACGATCCCTGCTTTGGCTGCGCCACCCACTCTCTGCCGGGACAAATGCCGCTGGAAGTCACCATCCGCAACTCCAAGGGCGAGATCGTCAATAAAATATCGAGGTCCTGA
- a CDS encoding PHP domain-containing protein has translation MNIDLHIHTTASDGRFSPTEIVARAAELGMTAIAITDHDSVEGIAMALEEARKFPGLLVIPGVEMGADVSPDEMHILGYFIDHHSAELSTKLNLLRDSRTSRGKQMLSKLDALGIRVPWEYVAKIAGEASIGRPHIAQALVEYGHVSSINEAFERYIDDGGPAFVEREKLSPVETIELITKTGGLAVLAHPAKMMGLDTIIPNLKKAGLIGMEVYYKDYTSETIARLREVARRYGLIPCGGSDYHGFEGDGTRIGQTDVPQKTIDQLVALRKQRLAGKTP, from the coding sequence ATGAACATCGATCTTCATATCCATACGACGGCCTCGGACGGGCGGTTCAGTCCTACAGAGATAGTTGCCCGAGCAGCGGAACTGGGAATGACTGCCATTGCCATCACCGATCATGATTCAGTTGAAGGAATAGCGATGGCTTTGGAGGAGGCCCGCAAGTTTCCCGGACTGCTGGTTATCCCCGGTGTGGAAATGGGAGCGGATGTCTCCCCGGATGAGATGCACATCCTGGGCTACTTTATCGATCACCACTCCGCTGAGCTGTCCACCAAACTGAATCTGCTTCGCGACTCCAGAACCAGCCGGGGAAAGCAAATGCTATCCAAGCTGGATGCTCTGGGGATTCGGGTTCCCTGGGAATATGTAGCCAAAATAGCCGGGGAAGCCTCAATCGGAAGACCACACATCGCTCAAGCTCTGGTGGAGTATGGTCATGTATCTTCAATCAATGAGGCGTTCGAGCGCTATATAGACGACGGCGGGCCAGCATTTGTGGAGCGGGAAAAGCTAAGCCCTGTTGAGACGATCGAATTGATCACAAAGACGGGCGGACTGGCAGTTCTGGCCCATCCGGCGAAGATGATGGGCCTGGACACCATTATTCCCAATCTCAAGAAAGCAGGCCTTATCGGCATGGAAGTCTATTACAAAGATTACACTTCGGAAACCATAGCCAGGTTGCGCGAAGTGGCTCGTCGCTATGGCCTCATACCTTGCGGCGGCAGCGATTATCATGGATTTGAAGGCGATGGCACCCGAATCGGCCAGACGGACGTGCCTCAGAAAACCATCGATCAGCTCGTTGCTCTGCGAAAACAACGCCTTGCAGGAAAAACTCCTTAA